DNA sequence from the Halococcus salsus genome:
CGAGCGTCGTCAGATCGGCTTTGAGCCCGGCAGTCGCGAAAAAGACCGGTGCCAGCACTGCGAGGGTTAGGCTCTCGAAGTTTTGCCGTACCTCCCGCGCCAGTAGATCCGTTCGACGGACGAGCACCCCCACCACAAACGCGCCGAGAAATGCCTCAATTCCGAGCTCTTCCGCCAGCGCTGCGACACCGAGTGAAAGGAGGATGAGCGTCGAGAGGTGGCCGATAGGGGGACCTCGCTGTGTGTGTTGATAGACCGCGTCGATAGCTCGCTGGCCAACCGTGAACATGACGACGAAAAACCCAACGAGGACCCCGACGGTAACGGCTGTAGCGGGAAGATCCACCGAGCCACGTTGAGCGATCCCCGCAACCACCGACAGAAGCACCCACCCAATGACGTCATTGATGAGAGCTGCGGCGAGCAGGACCTGCGTGGGGTCGCGGTGAACGATGTCTAGGTCGATGAGAACACGGGCGATAACTGGAACCGCCGATATCGAGAGGGCTGTTGCGAGAAAAAGAGCGAAGAGGAGCCGCTGTCCGGGGTCGACGAGATATGCGGCGGGAATCAGCCATCCGAGTGCAAATCCGGAAGCGAACGGAACCAGAATACTCCCTGCGGCAATGGCTATCGCCACCGATGCTCGCTGCCGGATCAGGTCAATATCCGTCTCCAGACCGGCGAGAACGAGCAGGAACAAGAGACCGAGTTGACCGACAGCATCGAGCGCGAGCGCTCCACCGACACCGTCCGGAAAGAGCGTCGCAAAGACGTTTGGAGCAGCCCAGCTGAGAAACGAGGGCCCGAGAAGGATTCCCGTGAGTAATTCCCCGACAACCGGTGCGAAGCCGAGCCGTTTCGCGATCTCCCCCAGGAGTCGAGCAGTTAGAAGGATCACGAAGAGCTGAAGCGTGAACCGTGTGAGCGTCGGGGCTTCGATGGCGAGCAGCATATAGCTACTAGAACTCGTAGCCGCGGCTGTCTGTTAAGTGATCGTGGTCTCCGTCCCTTGGAGGGCCCAACGTCCCTCAACCCCCGTTTAGTGACCGAGAAGAGGTCTCGAAACTCCGATCGCTGCACTCCTAACTGGATAACGAAGGACCAGCACCCTCCACATTACAGTGGGGACCGAGGCGCTCACGAACCGCGTGGACCGGACGTGTCCCATTCCGTTTAGTAGCTCGGATACGTATCGCCATCCGAGACATGTCGGACGACTTCGCCCTCAACGACTTCGACCGAATCCGTGACCAGGCGCTCGACGCGATCGACCAAGAGGACGTCGTCTCGATGTACGTGGGATTGATCCCGGAGAACGGAACGAACGAGTATTATTTCGGCAACACGGTCGAGGACGCGGAGCTCAGGGAGATGGCCGGCAAGCAGCTCGGGATGATGGCCCGCGTACTCGCGGACCAATCGGAGTGGTCCGTCGAGGAGGTAGCACAGCACGCCGTCGAGCAGGCCGAGTCGATGCGTCTTCAGCCCTAACGGGCACCGACGCTGTGGTCTCAGGGACGCCGGAGTCCCCGCCTATCTGGGCCACAGTTCTCTCCTATCCGTCTGTTCGACCACTACAGGACCCGTCCGCTGGCACCCAGCGGTGATGCTGTACGGTCATTCCAGCCGCAACCCGTCCGAAGACCTCGGTGACGAATCCCTCCTCGAAGAGGTCACCGGATCTCCACATCGCACCGGTCGCTTTCGGGTGACTTGGCCCGTACTTTTATGCAGAGCGGTAGTGAAACCGACGACCGATGGCGGCCCAACACCGAGCGGTGCGAGAACATCCGGTGCTCGGCTTCGTTCTCCTGAGTATCGTCTTCTCGTGGGCGATGTGGGGGGTACAGTATCTCTGGCCGCGGAACCCGGTCGCTCTGATCGCGCCCCTCCCATCGGCCGGCCCGGCCGTCGCCGCAGTGGTCGTCGCCCACCTCTCGGGCTTCGATCTGCGCGCATGGAGGGACCACCTCGGGGGACGAGACGTGGAACCGTACTGGTACGGCGTCGGTCTCGCCCTGCCACTGGCCTGCGTGATCGCCACCACGATCGCCGCGGCACTGCTGTTCAACGGACCGTGGGCCGTCCCGTTCTTCACTCCTCAAAGGGCCGCCGGATACGCCGTCTCGCTGTTGTTCAGTGTGATTCCCGCACTCGGTGTGGAGGCGGGCTTTCGCGGGTTCGCCCTGCCTCGCCTCCAGCACCGCTACGACGCGCTGGTCGCCAGCGCCTTCGTCGCCGTCGCGTGGGCGGTCTGGAGCCTCCCCCTGTTCGTGTTCCCCGGTACGTACCTCGCCGGGTTCTCGCTCCCGGTCGCTGTGTTGTTGCTGGTGGTCGTCTCGGTGTTCCTCACCTACGTCTACAACAGCACGGGCGGGAGCGTCCCCGTCACCGCCCTGCTCAACGGTGGCCTCGTCACATCGCTCACGTACGGCGCGGTGGGTGCCTCCGGGGTCGAGATCCAGGTGACGACGCTTGCGGCGTGGGCGATCCCCGCGCTCGTCGTCGCCAACCTCTACGGCCGTGAACGCCTCGCGGATGAGGTATCGGCACCGCGGTTCCTCGCCGAATCATAACCGCTCTTCCCTCGTGTTCGTGACCGAACGAGGTCAGTGATCTGCCATCATCACCTCGAAAGCACCTCAGTCCCGGCTGAGCGGCATCCGGAGTCCATAGAGGATGAACACTAAACCGATGATCTCGCTCACCTTGCCCGCGATACCGAAGGCGGCGTTCACCGTGACTCGTATGCCGGGACCAAACTGCGAGAGTTCTCCAGCAAGCACGAAACCAGCGAGGAGCACCACGGGTGTCCAGAAGGTGAAGAAGAATCCGGTGGCGACGAACAGCATCGGCAGGCTCCGATTCCGCCAGTACCCACGGAACGCGATGTAACCGACGGCAATACCCAATATCGAGGCCGTGAGTGTGAGCGCGATCGATATCGGTTCGCCGTTTTGCGTGCCGATCTGGACGAGAAGGTTTGTCATCTCATGTCTCCGATGAACTGGGTAAATCGGTCGGCCATGCGGTCGCGGCGGGTGAGTCGTAGATGGAAGCCATCCTCGGTGAGATCGACTTCGATCCGGTCGAGGGTTGCCGTATAGACGTTGTAGTGATGGCCGTCCGCGTCGGGGTGGGTTCGTTTACCTAAATTCAGGCGCTAAGGCCCCTCCCTCAAGAAGTGAGCGCGGTGCGGAGCGAGCGAGTAGGGAGGGGATACAGCGTCCCCAGAACGCTTCGCGTTCTGGTGTGCGAACGAGACGCGAAGCGTCTCGTCAACGCCGTCATCATCTGAACTTCCGAGGTTTCGGCGTGTCGGCTGGCCGGACCACGAGCGATAGGCTCATGCGTATCTACCAAGTAGATACTACCGATGGACCGGCACGAGATAGAGGGTCACGAAGTCGTGGAGAAAACTGTGAAGCCCACCGGCAACGGCGCTCACGTCTACCTCCCGAAGTCGTGGGTAGGAGCAACCATCAAGGTCGTTCGTGCCTCCGAACTCGACGCCGATTCAGACGAGTAGACCATGCTCAACTACAGGTTCCGGCTCAACCCCACGCCCGCTCAACGCGAGCAGTTAGCGTGGACGCTGGATACCTGCCGACAGGTCTACAACCACTTTCTCCACCGACTCAACCGCGTCGATAACACGTCGTCGTACAAGGAGCAGGAACGGCTACCGAAGCTCAAGGAGTGGTGGACCGACCTACGCGGAGTCCACTCCAAAGTGCTTCAAAAGGTCGTTCAACGCCTGTACGACAACCTCTCAACGCTGAAAGGGTTGAAGGAGAACGGCCACCGCGTCGGCCACCTTCGGTGGAAGGGTTCGGGATACTACTATTCGTTCACGTACAGTCAGTCCGGTTTCAAGCTCGACCAAAAGAGCGACCGCGACGAGCTGTGGTTGTCGAAGATTGGTTCGGTCCCGATAGTCGCACACCGCGACCTCCCCACCGACGCGACCGTGAAGGGCATGACGGTGAAGCGAGAACCCACAGGGCACTGGTACGCTGTGTTGTCGGTTGAAACGCCCGATGACCCACCGGAGAAACCGGCGAGCCCCGAGAATGTTGTCGGCATCGACGTGGGAATACTCAAATTCGCCCACGACACCGATGGAACGGCGGTCGGGTCGCTCGACCTCTCGCACGAACGCGATCGACTGGAACACGAACAGCGTGTCCTCTCGCGCCGCGAACACGGTTCGGCGAACTGGGAGAAACAGCGAAGAAAGGTCGCCCGTCGCCACGCCGACCTGAAACGGAAACGGCGGGACTTCCTGCACAAGCTGTCGAACTACTACGCTCGGGAATACGACCTCGTGGCGGTCGAAGACCTCGACGCGAAGGGACTGATGGAACTCGACGGCAACAGTCGCAACCGCGCGTCAGCCGCGTGGGGAACCCTCCGCCGGATGCTCGCGTACAAGTGCGAACGCGAAGGGACGCACTTCGCGGAGGTTCGACCCCACGGAACCACGAAGGAGTGCGCCCGCTGTGGTGCGGAAACGGACAAGCCGCTCTGGGTACGCGAACACTCGTGTCCGGCGTGTGGCTTCACCGCCGACCGAGACGAAAACGCCGCGTGGAACGTCCTCCAACGCGGTATCGAGGAAATAGGCACGGGCAGTGCCGAATCAACGCCTGTGGAGACCGTGGTCCCTACGGCGACCGCTTTTCAGCCGGTCGCTGCAAACCACGTCGCCGAAGCAGGAAGCCCCACCCTCAAGCGCGAGCCGTCAGGCGAGCGGTAGGGTGGGGAGGAAGTCACTGACGAGGTCATGTGCTTCGAGGGCTTCGAGTCGTCGATAGACCGTCGGTGGTGACACTCCACAGCGGTCGCTGAGTTCCTCGGCCGAGAGGGCTTCCTCGACGGTCTCCGTGAGGATGGTTCGCGCACACTCGTCGGCGAGCAGCGAACCGATGGCGTCCACATCGGAGTCATCACCCACACCTATCACCCGTCATACGTGGATATGAAACCGCGAACACGGTTTCAATCACTGAAGTCGATGGTTTCGATTTATACTCCCACCTCCTTTCTATTGAATCGTCATGGTGGCAATCAACGAAACGACCATCGCGATGGCCTGTGCCGTCCTCGGAGTCGTGTTCTCGGTCGTGTGGTTGGCGCTCGGCCTCTACGGGATCAACTCCCTGCGGGACATCAGGGACAAACTCAACGAACGAGAATCAGCCGACGGATAACGAGGCCCGATCCAGTCACGAGAACGCGAAGAAGAGGACTCGATCGAGGATGAGACGACGAGCTGGTGGAGATGGCGACCGGATGGACGAGAGTACGAATCAGTAGCGGGCTCCGAAACCCAATCGGATCAGAACTCGGACATCGCTGCCTGCCGGTCGTAGGCCCGCTCGAAGAGTACACAGCAGGCCTCCCGGAGGTTTCCGCGACGGATCTCGTCCACTGTTTCCCCGATCTGTGAGGAGTGTCCGTCCACGACCGGGAACGAGGACTGAATGTCCATATCTCATCGAGGTACGGGTATCAGAAAAAGATTAGGTCAGCGAACCGAAACTCGGGTCCGCAAAGTCGCAGCTGGGTTCGGTGCCACTGCGACCCAGCGTATTGGTGATAGCGGTGGAGGAAGCGTTACTCGAACGAACGCGCCGACGGGCAACAGCGCCACCGGCGGATAGTAGTATGTCGTCCGTCGCGAGTGATGAGGCCAACCCCGCGCGGTTCGCTCTTCGTGTCCGGTGTCGCTCGTACAGAGCAGCGGGTGCGACGGGCGTTCGACGAACGACGTTCCTTGTCGACGATGCTTCGGACGCTCAGAAGCCCCGTAGAGGGTGGATGTCTACTTAGATGACTACCTGTGAGAACTCATGACTTCCGCAACGGTGACAGGTTTTTCCAGGTTTGTGACTGGCGGGTATGACCCCTTTCAGAGTTTCCTTTCTTGGATGGAGCATCCCACAGTCGTTACACATGAGCAACTGACTCTCGGGTTTGTCGGGTTCTTCTACCTCGGGGGTCACCGCTACCTCGTTCATTCATAGGAAATTTTCCACGGATCCAGCATGGATTATGACCATTGCCTCCCAGGGTGGTTTTAAGGCTCGAACCGAGGTACATCGGTAGGACGAAACAGGGTATCCCAGCATCAATGCCAAGGCTATCCAACCCCCCTAAAGACTGTTTCCTACGTTACTGAAAGACTTACTCTCGATTATGACTTCCAACATCATGGAGTTGGGAGGGGCCGTTGCGTGACATCACCGGCAGTTTCCCTCCTAACTCCACACTCGTCCACTCAGAACGACTACTGGCAGACGAATAGCCGTATGAGGAACTTTCCGACTACAGAGAATATAGCTACTCTGCTCTACCAGAACTTGCTCTCACGCAGAGGGTGGAGAGGAGCGTGAATGACTTCACCAGCTTGCCACGCGGGATGGTTGACCATCCTCTTCAGCCTGTTTCTGTCCATCAGATAACCCCAGCGAAAGTCTGCCCTATCTAACAGGCGCTTCTCGGAGATCGACCCGAGTGGGTAAATAAGGGATAGACTACGCTACCATCCCTATGTGATCCCCTGAAGCTCCTCACGCTCGCAGGTGCGAACTTCCTCGGACTGTACTCCGTGTAGCCATAGGTTCAAATCAACGGTCGTGATACTGGTACGATTTATAAGTACCCCTACACCGTTCGGTGAATCCCAAGCGAGATGTGAGAGAACGGGCGCGACGGGATTTGAACCCGCGGCATCTTGGTCCGGAACCAAGGACTCTGTCCACTGAGCTACGCGCCCTCATCGAACCATACGGGGTCGTCGGTTTAGGCGTTGTGAAAGCCGCGCGCCTCAGGGCGTTTCGCGGGTTTCGAGCGTGAAGTCGGATTTCGGGTAGCTGACGCAGGTCAGCGCGTAGCCGTCCTCCAACTCCTCGGCTTCGAGCATCTGCTGGTTGTCGTGGATCAGGTAGTCCTCGGAGGGGCCGTCGGCGACGTGGCCGCCACACGAGAGACACTGGCCCTGTCGGCAGGCGTAGGGCATATCCCAACCCTGGTCCTCGCCGGCTTCGAGGAGGGTCTGGTTCTCGGGCACGTCGACGGTTTCGCCCTCCTTCGCGTACTCGACCGAGAACACCTCGGCCTCGTCGTCCGGGATCTCGCCGGGGCTCGACGGGGTTTCGCTCGTTTCACCCTCGGCGAGTTCGCCCTCGGCCTCGCCACCGCCGACCGCGCCGGCCGGAGCCGCCCCGCCGCCGATCGAGCGGTTCATCGGTTCGGGGAAGTCGGTCTCGGGGACGCTCGCCGCCCGCCGTTCGAGCACCGACTGGGAGATGTCGTCGGGGATCGGCCGGTCGGTGCCCGAGGAGAAGTGCAAGACAACCATCACGCCAACCAGCAGGAGTCCGATCGCGACACCGAGTACCTCGACCATGGCCGCGCTACGAAAGCACGGTATAATTAGCTGTTGTTTGTCCCGGTCGATCGTCGTGGTGGCCTACGGAAAGACCAGCACCGTCGCGCCCTCGACGTCGAGCACCTCGACGGTCTCGCCCGCCGCCCGGCGCTCCTCGATCACCTCGACCATCTCGGGGTCGAGCACCACCACTTCGCCGCCCGCGTCAAGTTCGATCTCGCCGTGCTCGCGCTTCTGACGGGCGATCTCGTCGGGGTCGGCGGCTTCGAGCGCGCCCACGACCGCGCCCGCTTGGTCGCGAAACTCGGGACCGATCTCGCTGTGGTCGGGGTCGACGGCCACGGGAGTCAACTCGACGTCGGGGTCGCCCGCGAGCACCTCAACCGGCGCGTTCACCGTCGCGGCGAGGTCGCCGGTCTCGAAGTCGGCCTCGTCGTCGGGGTAGACCTCGACGCGTTCGAGGTCGGTGTTGAGCGCCATCCCGGAGTCGGACTTCCAGGCCCGCACCGCGCTCGCGACCGCCGCGATCCGCTCGCCGCGCTTCTCCGCGGCTTCGTCGCCGTCGTCGAGGTCGGGCCACGCCGCGGCGTGAACGCTTCCCGTGGTGTTCGGGAGGTGACGGTAGGTCTCCTCGGCGAGGAACGGCGAGAACGGCGCGAGCATCCGGATCGAGGCCGACAGGGTGGTCGCGAGCGTCTCGCGGGCGGCCGCCCCTTCCTCGGGAGTGCCCTCGTAGAGCCGGCCCTTGATCAGCTCGACGTAGTCGTCGGCGAGGTCGTGCCAAACGAACTCCCGGAGGGTGCGGAGCGCCCGGTCGAAGCGGTAGTCGTCCATGTCGGCCGCGACGTCGTCGGCGACCCGCGCGCACTTCGAGCGGATCCAGCGGTCGGCGTCGGTGTAGGCCGGCTCCACCTCGTCGGACTCATCGAGGTGCTGGCTCGCGAACCGGGTGATGTTCCAGAGCTTCGTGAGGAAGCGCGACGCGCTCGTGACTTCCTTGGGCTGGAACTGAATGTCCGACCCGGGCTGGCCGCCGAGCGCGAGCGCCTGGCGGAAGGCGTCGGCCGAGTGCTCCTCGACGACCGCGTCCGGACTGACGGAGTTGTCCCGGGATTTGCTCATCTTGTTGCCGTCGGCTCCCAGCACCATCCCGTTGACCAGTGCCTCCTCCCACGGTTTCTCGCCTTCGAGCGCCGCGGTCCGGAGGATGGTGTAGAAGGCCCACGTCCGGATGATGTCGTGGCCCTGCTCGCGGAGCTGCACCGGCGTGAAGTCGGCCTCGGGCCACCCGGTGATGTAGAGCGGCGAGATGGACGAGTCCATCCAGGTGTCCATCACGTCGGTCTCGCCGGTCCACGCTTCCGCACCGCAGTCCGGACACGGCTCGTCCGGCGTCTCGCTCGTGGGTTCGACCGGCAGCTCGTCGGAGTCGGCGACGTGCCAGTGGCCACACCCCTCGCACGACCAGGCCGGGATCGGCGTCGCGAAGACGCGCTGGCGACTGATCACCCAGTCCCAGTCCATCCCCTCGGTCCACTCCTCAAGCCGGCCGTACATGTGTTCGGGGATCCACGACACCTCCTGGGCCTTCTCGATGATCTCCTCTTGGTCGACTCGGACGAACCACTGCTCCTTCGAGAGGATCTCGATCGGGGTGTCACACCGCCAGCACGCCCCCACCGACTGCTCGACCGGCTCCTCGTTCACCAGATAGCCCTCCTTCTGGAGCGCGGTGACGATCCGCTCCTTCGCCGCGTCGAGTTCGAGCCCGCCGAACTCCTCGACGCGCTCGTCGAGGCGGCCGTCCTCCGTCACGACGGGTCGAAGGTCGAGGTCGTAGGTCGCCCACCAGTCGACGTCCTGCTTGTCGCCGAAGGTCGAGATCATCACCGCGCCGGTCCCGAAGTCGCCGTCGACCTCCTCGTCGGCCACGAGTTCGACCTCCTGGCCGAAGATCGGGATCTCGAACGTCTCGCCAACGCGGTCGGCGTAGCGCTCGTCGTCCGGGCTGACCGCCACCCCGACGACGGCCGGGAGGAGTTCGGGTCGGGTGGTCGCGATCTCGATCCCGTCGCCCTCGACGCCGGGGAAGCGCACCGTCGAGAGGGTCCCCTCCGAGTCGATCGCCTCGACCTCGGCGTCGGCGATCGCGGTCTCGCAGCGCGGACACCAGTTCACCGGGTGTTCGTCGCGGTGGACGTAGCCATCGTCGTGCATCTCCACGAACGAGCGCTGAGTCGTCCCCCAGTACTCCGGGTCCATCGTCCGGAACTCCTGGTCCCAGTCCTGGGAGAAGCCGAGCTCCCCCATCATCTCCTTCATGCCCGCGATCTGGTCCTCCGTGTGCTCGATACACAGCTCGCGGAACTCCTCGCGCGGGACCTCCGTCCGATGGATGTCGTTGTTCTCCTCGACCTTCACCTCGGTCGGCAGTCCGTGGCAGTCCCAGCCCTGCGGGAACGAGACGTTCTCGCCGAGCATCCGGTGATACCGGGCGGCGAAATCCATGTAGCTCCACCCGAGCGCGTGGCCGATGTGGAGGTCGCCCGTCGGGTAGGGCGGCGGCGTGTCGATGACGTACTCGGTGTCGGAGCTCTCCTCCTCGTACTGATACAGGTCGGAATCGGTCCACGCCTCGCGCCACTTGGCTTCGAGGGCGGCCGGGTCGTAGGTCTCAGATAGCTCTGTCATTGGTGGATTTGGATGGTCGCGGCCCGATAATCGTACCGAAAACTCGCGCGGCGGTCAGCGACGTACTACCGACGGGGTCACGCTCATACCGATAGGTGGGTTCGTTCGGCGTATAAGCGTTCGCGTTCAGCGGACCGGACTTCGGATGTCGGCACTGTGTGTACGTGATCATCAACCATTACCGTCTGCGGCCCCAGTCGATCCCATGAGTACCCTGTTTCGCCTCCTCGTTGCGGCGTTCGTCTGCATCGCGCCGACCGCGCTGTTCCTCGGGCTCTGGCACGGCCTCCAGCGGATGCAGAACGGCGAACTCGTCGAACGCGTCGCCGCCAATCAGGGTGTGACCGTCGAGGACCTCGTTCCCGGGGCCAACCCCTACGCGACACGCGAGGTCGACCCGACCGACCAGTACGTGGTTCCGCCGGACCACGACCGACGGCCGTAGCGGCCGATCCGGGAACGGTTCGAGGACGGAGCCCCGCCGCGGGGATCACAATTCCTACCTTCACCCCCGGTGAGAGGCGACTATGCAACTCGGGGTTATCGGACTCGGGCGGATGGGACGGATCGTCGCCGACCGCGCGCTCGATGCGGGTCACGAGGTCGTCGCCTTCGACGTGGACGCGGAGGCCGTGGCGGCCGTCGCCGACGCGGGGGCCGACCCCGCCGACTCGCTCGCGGATCTCGTCGAGCAGTTGGGCGAGGAGAAGCGGATCTGGTTGATGGTGCCCGCGGGCGACGCCATCGACGCCGCGCTCGCGGACCTCGAACCCCACCTCGACGACGAGGACGTCGTGGTCGACGGCGGCAACTCCCACTTCGAGGACTCGACGCGCCGCGCGGAATCGACACCCGCGGCCTATCTCGACTGTGGAACCTCGGGCGGACCCGCGAGCGCGGAGGCCGGCTTCTCGCTCATGGTCGGCGGGCCGGCGTGGGCCTACGACGAACTCACGCCCGTCTTCGACGCGGTGGCGACCGGACCCGCGGGCCACGCGCGGATGGGGCCCGCCGGCTCGGGTCACTACGTCAAGATGGTCCACAACGGCGTCGAGTACGCGCTGATGGAAGCCTACGGCGAGGGGTTCGAACTCCTCGCGGACGGTCGCTACGACCTCGACCTCGAATCGGTCGCACGGACCTGGAACAACGGCGCGGTCATCCGGTCGTGGCTCCTCGAACTCTGCGAGGAGGCGTTCGCGGAGGAGGGCTCGGATCTGGGAACCGTCGCCGACCGTGTCGAGGGCGGCTCGACTGGGACCTGGACCGTCCAGGAGGCCCTGAGTCAAGAAATCCCGGTGCCGTTGATCTACACCGCGCTCGCCGAACGGTTCGGCTCGCGCGCCGCGAACGGCCGGTTCGCGCGCCGCCTCGCGAACCGACTCCGGTACGGGTTCGGTCGTCACGAGGTCGCTCGAAGCGAGTAAGCGAGCGAGAGCGACGGGAGCCGAACGGCTCGTCGCACCCACCGGCCGCCGAGGTGGGTGATACCAACGTTCATGCCCTCTCCGGCCCCAATTCCGGTGTGAGCAGGACTGCCGCCACGACCCCATCGAACGGGCCGGTCGTGCGCCTCACGGACGTCCGGAAGACCTACGACCTCGGCGGGACCGTCGAGGCGCTCGCCGGCGTCTCGCTCTCGCTGGCCGACGGGTCGTACACCGCGGTGATGGGGCCGAGCGGGTCGGGCAAGAGCACGTTGTTGAACCTCGTGGGGGCGCTCGACACGCCGACCGAGGGCACCGTGGAGGTCGCCGGCAACGACCTCGGTGCCGCCACCGACGACGAGCGCGCCGCGATCCGCGGCACCGAGATCGGCTTCGTCTTCCAGACCTTCAACCTCCTCCCCCGTTCCGACGCCGTCGAGAACGTCGCCCTCCCGCTGGTGTTCGCCGGCTGGTCGCGCGAGCGCCGCCACGAGCGTGCGACCGACCTCCTCGACCGAGTCGGCCTCGGCGACCGCCTCCACCACCGCCCGACGCAGCTCTCGGGTGGCCAGCGCCAGCGGGTCGCGATCGCCCGTGCGCTCGCGCCCGACCCCGCCGTCGTGCTCGCCGACGAACCGACCGGCAACGTCGACACCGAGACCGGCGCGGGGGTCATGAACCTCCTCGCGGCGGCGAACGACCGCGGGACGACGGTCCTGCTCGTGACGCACGCGCGGGAGATCGCCGAGCACGCCGACCGGATCGTCACCGTTCGCGACGGCCGCCGAGAGTCGACCGAGGAGCTCGGGGACCACACTACGACCCGGGCGCGGGACGCCTGATGGAGGTCGGCGAGACGCTCCGGATGGCGTCGCGGTCGGTGCGGTCGCACAAGCTCCGGTCGGCGCTCACGGTCGTCGGCGTCGTGATCGGGATCGCGTCGGTGGTGACGTTCGCGACGTTCGGCGCGAGCGTGAAGGCCGACATCGTGAGCGACGTGGGTTCGTCGAGCGCCAGCGATATCTACGCCCTTCCGACGGCAACGGACGACGACGGCGGCTTCGGTGGCGGTGTCGGCCAGCCGGTCTTCACCGCCCACGACGTCGCGCAGCTGCGGGCGATCGAGGGGGCTCGTGCGGCGGTCCCGCGCGGCAACGTTCCGGTCTCCGAACTCCGATTCGGGAACGACTCGGTCTCACAGAGACAGATCCTCGCCACCACGCCGCGGGCGTTCCCGGCGGATTCGGTGGTCGCGGGACGGGCGTTCCGCTCGGGGGCACGGGAGGTCGTGGTGAACCGCGCCGCGACCGGGACGTTCGATCGGAACGTCTCGGTTGGCGATAGCCTCACGATAACGCTGGCGAACGGGACGCGGAGCCGGGTCGCGGTCGTCGGGGTCGTCAACCGCACCGTCGGGGAGCTGCCGTTCACCTCGTTCGCGGGCGGCGCGCAGTTCTACGTGCCGGTCGAGCCCTTCTACCAGCAGACCGTCGAGAGCCCCGTTACGGGCGCGACTCAGCGTGCGTACCCGCAGGTCACGGTGGTCGCGGACCCCGCACGGATCGATGGGGTTCGGGAACGGGTTCGGACCTACCTCCGCGGCCCCTCCGACGCCGCCGAACTCGTCCCCGAGTCGGTCGAGCCGAGCGCCCAGACCAGCGGTGACTT
Encoded proteins:
- a CDS encoding cation:proton antiporter, whose product is MLLAIEAPTLTRFTLQLFVILLTARLLGEIAKRLGFAPVVGELLTGILLGPSFLSWAAPNVFATLFPDGVGGALALDAVGQLGLLFLLVLAGLETDIDLIRQRASVAIAIAAGSILVPFASGFALGWLIPAAYLVDPGQRLLFALFLATALSISAVPVIARVLIDLDIVHRDPTQVLLAAALINDVIGWVLLSVVAGIAQRGSVDLPATAVTVGVLVGFFVVMFTVGQRAIDAVYQHTQRGPPIGHLSTLILLSLGVAALAEELGIEAFLGAFVVGVLVRRTDLLAREVRQNFESLTLAVLAPVFFATAGLKADLTTLADPLVTALAVVTVLVAVGGKFIGTAAGASLVGRRGREVIGMGAGLNARGALELVVASVGLSLGVLTEAMYGVIVLVAILTTVVAVPILRWAFTGLEMAET
- a CDS encoding type II CAAX prenyl endopeptidase Rce1 family protein, which produces MAAQHRAVREHPVLGFVLLSIVFSWAMWGVQYLWPRNPVALIAPLPSAGPAVAAVVVAHLSGFDLRAWRDHLGGRDVEPYWYGVGLALPLACVIATTIAAALLFNGPWAVPFFTPQRAAGYAVSLLFSVIPALGVEAGFRGFALPRLQHRYDALVASAFVAVAWAVWSLPLFVFPGTYLAGFSLPVAVLLLVVVSVFLTYVYNSTGGSVPVTALLNGGLVTSLTYGAVGASGVEIQVTTLAAWAIPALVVANLYGRERLADEVSAPRFLAES
- a CDS encoding 2Fe-2S iron-sulfur cluster-binding protein → MVEVLGVAIGLLLVGVMVVLHFSSGTDRPIPDDISQSVLERRAASVPETDFPEPMNRSIGGGAAPAGAVGGGEAEGELAEGETSETPSSPGEIPDDEAEVFSVEYAKEGETVDVPENQTLLEAGEDQGWDMPYACRQGQCLSCGGHVADGPSEDYLIHDNQQMLEAEELEDGYALTCVSYPKSDFTLETRETP
- a CDS encoding DUF2080 family transposase-associated protein, which encodes MDRHEIEGHEVVEKTVKPTGNGAHVYLPKSWVGATIKVVRASELDADSDE
- a CDS encoding ArsR/SmtB family transcription factor, with translation MGDDSDVDAIGSLLADECARTILTETVEEALSAEELSDRCGVSPPTVYRRLEALEAHDLVSDFLPTLPLA
- a CDS encoding RNA-guided endonuclease InsQ/TnpB family protein, with the protein product MLNYRFRLNPTPAQREQLAWTLDTCRQVYNHFLHRLNRVDNTSSYKEQERLPKLKEWWTDLRGVHSKVLQKVVQRLYDNLSTLKGLKENGHRVGHLRWKGSGYYYSFTYSQSGFKLDQKSDRDELWLSKIGSVPIVAHRDLPTDATVKGMTVKREPTGHWYAVLSVETPDDPPEKPASPENVVGIDVGILKFAHDTDGTAVGSLDLSHERDRLEHEQRVLSRREHGSANWEKQRRKVARRHADLKRKRRDFLHKLSNYYAREYDLVAVEDLDAKGLMELDGNSRNRASAAWGTLRRMLAYKCEREGTHFAEVRPHGTTKECARCGAETDKPLWVREHSCPACGFTADRDENAAWNVLQRGIEEIGTGSAESTPVETVVPTATAFQPVAANHVAEAGSPTLKREPSGER
- a CDS encoding valine--tRNA ligase codes for the protein MTELSETYDPAALEAKWREAWTDSDLYQYEEESSDTEYVIDTPPPYPTGDLHIGHALGWSYMDFAARYHRMLGENVSFPQGWDCHGLPTEVKVEENNDIHRTEVPREEFRELCIEHTEDQIAGMKEMMGELGFSQDWDQEFRTMDPEYWGTTQRSFVEMHDDGYVHRDEHPVNWCPRCETAIADAEVEAIDSEGTLSTVRFPGVEGDGIEIATTRPELLPAVVGVAVSPDDERYADRVGETFEIPIFGQEVELVADEEVDGDFGTGAVMISTFGDKQDVDWWATYDLDLRPVVTEDGRLDERVEEFGGLELDAAKERIVTALQKEGYLVNEEPVEQSVGACWRCDTPIEILSKEQWFVRVDQEEIIEKAQEVSWIPEHMYGRLEEWTEGMDWDWVISRQRVFATPIPAWSCEGCGHWHVADSDELPVEPTSETPDEPCPDCGAEAWTGETDVMDTWMDSSISPLYITGWPEADFTPVQLREQGHDIIRTWAFYTILRTAALEGEKPWEEALVNGMVLGADGNKMSKSRDNSVSPDAVVEEHSADAFRQALALGGQPGSDIQFQPKEVTSASRFLTKLWNITRFASQHLDESDEVEPAYTDADRWIRSKCARVADDVAADMDDYRFDRALRTLREFVWHDLADDYVELIKGRLYEGTPEEGAAARETLATTLSASIRMLAPFSPFLAEETYRHLPNTTGSVHAAAWPDLDDGDEAAEKRGERIAAVASAVRAWKSDSGMALNTDLERVEVYPDDEADFETGDLAATVNAPVEVLAGDPDVELTPVAVDPDHSEIGPEFRDQAGAVVGALEAADPDEIARQKREHGEIELDAGGEVVVLDPEMVEVIEERRAAGETVEVLDVEGATVLVFP